The following is a genomic window from Chthoniobacterales bacterium.
GGCAGCAGGAGGCCGTGCGCGCCCTTCGCGAGGGCAAAGACGTTGTCGTCCAGGCGCCGACCGGGGCCGGCAAGACCTATATCTTCGAGCTGCTGTATTCGTCGCTGAAAGGGCAGGCGATATTTACCGTTCCGACCCGCGCTCTCGCGAACGACAAGCTGGCGGAATGGCGTGCGCGCGGCTGGGATGTGGGCATCGCGACCGGAGACCTGGCGTTGAACCTCGACGCGAGAGTTCTCGTGGCCACTCTCGAGACCCAGCGGGCGCGTTTTCTCCGCCTCGACGGCCCGGCCTTGCTGGTGGTCGACGAATATCAGATGATCGCCGATCCCGTTCGCGGCGTGCATTACGAGCTGGCCCTGGCGTTGGCGCCGCCGAAAACGCAGCTGCTCCTCTTCAGCGGCAGCGTCCAAAATCCGCAGGACGTGGTCGCGTGGTTTCAGCGTATCGGACGCGATCCGGTCCTGATCTCGCATGAAGAGCGCCCGGTGCCGCTCGAGGAAATCGATCTCCGCGTTTTACCGGACTCGGCTTTTGTCCAGAGCAGGAGTTTCTGGCCCCGCATGATTGGCAGAGCGTTGCGGGCGGAACTGGCGCCGGTGCTGGTGTTCGCGCCGCGGCGAAACGCCAGCGAAGAGATGGCGCAGGCGATCGCGTCGGCGATGTCGTTGCGCGATCCGTTGCCGCTCTCGGCTGAACAGGAAGCGCTCGCCGGTAAGAAACTGGCGAAATTATTACGGAGCCGGATTGCCTATCATCATAGCGGGCTGAGTTACGCGGTCCGGGCCGGATTGATCGAGCCCCTGGCGAAAGCCGGCCAGCTGAATGTAGTCGTGGCGACGATGGGACTCGCGGCCGGGATCAATTTCTCCATGCGGTCGGTCCTGATCACCGACACGCGGTACAAAGCTGGGAACTTCGAACGGCACGTCGAGCCCGACGAACTGCTCCAGATGTTCGGCCGCGCCGGCCGCCGCGGGCTTGATGACGTCGGCTACGTTTTGATGCTTCCGGACATTCCGCGGCTCGGGGATTCGCGCCCGCGCAAATTGAAGCGCGCCACCCAGGTGGATTGGCCAAGCCTGATCAGCGTCATGCGCGGTGCGGCTGCACCTGGGACCGGTGATCCCGGCGACAACATCCCGTTCGCCGCGGCGGTAAACCTGAGCCACTCGCTCTTCAGCGTGCAGAAAGTGCCGATCGGAGCCGAGCATTCGCTGGCTACGGGAGCGAAGCCCTGCGGACTCTGGGTGGACGCGGAGCGCGCCCGCTTCGTCCGGCGGCCGATCACGGAAATCCTGAATTCAGCCGGCGAATGGGAACCAAAGCCGGCGAAACTGACCGACGTTTTATTGAGCCAGCTGCTTGTGCGTGAGAACGACCAATGGATTGGCGCGTTGAAAGTCCCACGAATGCTCGACGGGCGCGGTTTCGGCAACCTCTGCAAATTGCGCGAACGCGGCATTTACGGCCGCGAGATTCCGCTCGCCACCCTCGTGGCGGATGACGCGATCGCACCCGTAAAATGGCTCCGCAAGAAGCTCTCTTCTGTAGCGGCGGTCTCTGACCGTCGAAGCAAATCTGGCCCAGTCGCGTCCGGCGGTCAGAGACCGCCGCTCCAGCCCCTGACGCGCGCGGAATTCGATCAGCTTGTGCCGCCGCTGCTTCCAGAAACTACGGGCGGTCAGGTCGCGGAAATCCTGACGCGCGGCCAAACGATCTCAGCGCGGATCGATTTCTCCGACAACCAGGTTTCGGCGCTGATCGACTCCCACGGCGCCGGACTGCTCGAGCCGCCGGAGCGCGAGGCGTTGCCGATGGTGTGCCGGCATTGTTCGGAGCTCGAACACGATCTCACGACGACGATTACCAGTTCTCCGGCCTACGCCTGGCGGCAGCTCGGTCTTGTCGCCGGAGATGGAACGCCGACCCTGCGGGGCGTTCTCTTTTCGTTCTTCCAGGCCGGCGAAGGTCTCGCCATCGCGGCCGCGCTCGAGGACAACTCCTATCCCATCGACGATCTCGTGTTCGACCTCGCGAATATCCGCGCCGGCCCGCGGTTCGCCGGTGAAGAAGCATTGCTCGGCGGGAGGCTCGGCATTCTTTGCCAGCAGATTTACGGACGCGCCGATCATCCCGGTTATTTGGAAATGGGAGTGCCGCCCCAATATGGTTCGGGTGCTTCGGAAGTGATCCGTGAGCTGGCGACGAATCCGGCCGCCCGCTATCGCCTGACGAACGAATCGCTCCGGCACGGCGATATCGAACGCGCACTCATGGAATGGCGCAGCCTGCTACGCCACATCGTCGGCGCGCCGCCCCTGGATTGGGAACGGTGGCGTTCTCTGCAACGGGCCGCGGCCCATTTCGTCGAAACCACCACCTCTCCCGCCAGCCTGCTCTTTCCTCAACTCCTCGCTGCCCAGCAGCGTCGCTGAGGTCCCAAGCCAGGGTCCCCAGGTTTAGAGGCCCGAGTTCGATCCGCTGTAACGCTCGTTTTGAATCTGACGCAGGGTTTTTTGCGGCGGAGTCGGACTTGGTTTCGCCGTTGTGTTCGTTGCCATTTTCTTGCCATCCAGGCTCACGCCGTTGTCGGCGGCGATCTTTTCCCAGCTTTGGCCTTTGGCTTTGAGAGCGGCGATCTGGTCGAAACTCTTGCCCGAGGCGCTGGCGATGGCGTGCGCGGCGTAAAGGTCGCCGTGGCTGAGATGCGTTTTGGCTTTCTCTTTCTCCAGGGTTGCAACCGGCACGTGGGTGCTCGCTGAGATGCTTTTCATGGCGCGCTCTGGTCCGCCCGGTTTTTGAGCGTCGGCATTAAGGCTGGCGATAGACTGCTTGAGGGATGCGGCCTGCACGGCTACGGCAGACAGGATCAGAAGGGCAACAAGGGTGAGGTAGAATTTTTTCATGGTCATAATACTTATTCGATTACGGTTCGCTAACTGAGCGGGTGTCTGCTGCTGGTTTTGATTGCAGGCGCCGCCCGACACAATGAAGTCTAACCGCGCTAATGGATAAAACGCAATCACCGAAGACGGTCCCGGCCGCGCTCGGCTATCGGATGCCGGCGGAATGGGAGCCGCACGCCGCCACGTGGCTTTCCTGGCCACGGCGTGAAGGGATCAGTTTCCCGGGTGCCTTCGATCGCGTGATGCCCACCTTTCGCCGGATGGTGGAAGCACTCCTTAGCTCGGAGCCGGTTTGCATTAACGTCTGCAATGGTGCGCATGAGGCCGAAGCGCGCCAGGTTCTCGATCGCCTGCCCGGCGAGCGTCTCAGCTTTCACCGAATTCCGACGAACGAACCGTGGTGCCGGGACCACGGTCCGATTTTTCTCACCCGCGACCAGGCGCCGCGTCTCGCGGTCGTCGACTGGGATTACAACGCCTGGGGCGGCAAGTATCCGCCGTGTGATCTGGACGAAGTCGTCCCCACCCGGGTCGCCGAGATCCTCGGCCTCCCCGTCCATTATCCGGGGATGATTCTTGAGGGCGGCTCGATCGATGTGAACGGAGCGGGAGCGCTGTTAACCTCGGAAGGATGTCTCCTGAATCCGAACCGGAACCCGACTTTTTCACGCGAGCAGATTGAAGAACGGTTGCGCGATTACCTTGGCGTCACTGATATCCTCTGGCTCGGGGAAGGAATTGAGGGCGACGACACCGACGGCCACGTCGACGATCTGGCGCGCTTCGTAAACGAACGAACTATTGTCACCGTCGTAGAGGAAAACCGTGACGACCCGAATTACGGGCCGCTCCGCGAAAACCTGGTTCGCCTCCGGAAAATGAAATGGCGCGGCGAGCCATTCGAAATTGTCACTCTGCCGATGCCCGCCCGGATCGATCGCGAAGATCTGCGATTACCGGCCAGTTACGCGAATTTCTACATCGCCAATGAATGCATTCTGCTTCCGACCTTTAACGATCCGAACGACTCGGTCGCCGAAGCCGCGCTCACGAAGCTCTTCTCCGGTCGCCGCATTGTCCCGATCGATTGTACCGAATTGATCTGGGGCCTGGGCGCCTTTCATTGCCTGTCCCAACAACAACCCGCGTTGATTTGAGGAAACCGAAGGCTGATGCGTGTCGTCCCGACACGCGCCGAAGGCGAGGGAGCCCTCGCAAGGCGGCTTCTTTAATCGGCATCGCGCAATTCCGACATTGTTCGTTCTAGCCATGTTGGTGGGTTCCCGTCTGGATTGAACGACGCGGAAAGGCAACCCGACAGGATTTTGAACATCGTTTAGGCCCGACTAGAAAGCGCTCGGTTCCTCCGAAGCTTTGGCTGAACCTGCTGGTTACTGTATGTCGTCATCGAGCCGCAATCTTGAAAAGGCCCAAGCGTTGCAATCTCCTCGAAATTCGCGCAACGGGAACTCAGAGAATTCTATGAACTTTGATGGATCAATACTTAGGTAATCAGTGGGTCGGTAGCCGCCGAACACAAGTCCGTCGTCGGCGATTTTCCATCCACCAACTAGATTGTCCCCTCTAGCGTTCAACTCTAAAAACCCGACACCGTGTTCAGGTCCTTGCATCCAAGACCATTCAAACAGAAAGATGCGACTGCTCGACGAAAAGGCCCCGCGGATTTGGCCCGACCAATTTCGTGCGTTCCAGTCGTAGTCGCCGTCGTAAAACTGAAGAGGCGTCCTATAGTTGTCGCCATCGTAAATCAACCGCAGTCTTCCAGTCGATCCACGCCAGATGCCCGCAAGCGTGTTGCCAGAGAACGGAAGGTCCATCGCTCTAACGAGTGCCTTAATCATCGCATGAGGCGTGCGCGTCCAATTCAAAGCAACTCTGTCAGCAAGAAGTGGCGACCAATTTCTCACCTCTGCGCTTGTCACATCATGCCATATTGGAAGAATTACTTTCTTGCCGGCGATCTCCCTAGTGGCAAGTGCCGCTAACTCGTCCTGAGGCCATTGCTTTGCCATGAAGCTCTTGCTAATAATGACGACACCAAACTTGGAATTCGCCAGACCGTTGTCGATTGATCTTCTGAGGCTGTCGCCAGCCTTGAGTTCCAGTTCATCGAACCAGACCTTAAGGCCATAGGAGTGTTCAAGCCATTCGGCCAACGGCCGGGCAACCTGCTCCTTGTCTTCGGAAGCGTGGCTGATGAAAACGTCCCATGCGAATGTCCGCCTGTTCATTAATTATGATCTGTCGCAGGCACTTTGATGGATAGGCTCCGCGCCGAAGGACGATTTGGGGTAGAAGGGGACATGATTCCGTATATCAGAGGTTTTCCTGGGCGACAACAAATTGGAATTAGGTGTCCGCCATCTAGTCTCGTGCGGCGGCGCCGAATGTCTTTTCGCAAGATCGGCTCCAAGTCGCATAATTCCCATCGATTGCACCGAATTGATCTGGGGCCTGGGCGCCTTTCATTGCCTGACCCAACAGCAGCCGGCGATCCTCTAATCGCCCTTTAGAATTGAGTTCACTCTCTGCTGAAGTTGTTCAGAAGTATCGAAATTCTTACGCTGGTGAATGAAAGAAAAGGAGCAGTTAAGCACAATACTTACCGCAGCCAGCACCGCGGCCAGGGCGTTGATGCTTCGTAGGCGCGGACTCGAACCCAGACGAGCAACGCCAGCCGCCGCGCACATGATCAACGCCGGATAAAAGTCGTGGAGGTACCGGCCGGTAACCCCCACTGTGGCCAGAACGAGACTGCCGCCGGCAAAAAGAGCCACCGCTGGCAGCCGAGCGCGTTTAAGAGATTCATTCGAACCCGAGCCCAGCGCCGCAATACCAATTACGGCGAGAAGCGACAGCGCCGGCATACTGACCGGGACGGTCGAAAACGGTTCAATGACGTCATTGCGCGGCCAGCCAATGACCGTCTGTTCTTCTTCAGGATACAACCAGGGAAAGTCATCCTTGATCCTGAAACCGTGCACTCCGAAATAGGTGGCAATGGCGCTTGGGACATTTCGGAGATGAAGTTGTTTCCCCTGGGTGATTCGCATCCGGATCGGGAACTGATTATAGAAGTCGTAATAGCGCATCGGCATCGGCTCGAACGTTTTGAATTTGGCATACCCAACGCCGAAGTAGATCGCCGCCGTGATTGCGACGGCCGCCAGGGCGATCGCGGCCTGTCTCCCTGATCTCTCCACCTTGCCAAGTCCGAACATTGCGGCCGCAAATGCGGGTTTCCCAGACGCGCGCACAGCTAAGACCGCCGCCACAATTGCCATGGCGAGGACTGCGCCTGCGCCAGTAGTGGCGCGGCTGTGAAACGACATGAAGGAAAATGCCGCGGCGAGGAGAAGAAATTTCGTCTGCGGTCGCTGAAAATAGCGCGCGAGCGCCCAGGCAAAAAGAAGGGCAAACGCTCCGCTCCACATCAGAGCTTCATGGAAGGTATAGGAGCGCCCGATGAGGAAGACGACGGTCGAGCCGACGCCGGCAGACACAATGAAAATGGAATGCAGGACGCGCTCGCCGGGCGTTGGCTGGCGCTCAGAGCCGTGAAACATTCGAAGCAGGGCGTAAGCGCAAATCAAACTGATCATCGCGGCGGCCAGCATCATTACGCGGCTCCATTGCCCATCCATGTTCGGAAAAATTAGAACCAGTGGAATGCGCAAGAGCGCCGGCGCGATCCCGAAGTACCCGTAGGTTTTACCCTCGAAGGTGAATGCCTCAAGGCCAATCGCGGAGCGCGGCACGTCGAAATGCCCATGAAGGATGGAGCGCGCGTAAGCGTCGTAGAATCCGCAGAATTCCTCCGGCTGGAAAAATTTCCAATCGCCCCACGTGACAAACCAGCACCAAACGATCAGCGATACGAAGAAGCTTGGGAGAATGTAGGCATGACGATGCCACCACCTTCTCAACGTCGTATCTGAGGGAGAGAACCTGGAATCCTCCATGGCTGCAGCCTGTAACATTCGGGCGATGCTTTGAGCAACTCTCAAGCCTCGCCGGGTCAACTTGGCGCGCTTTGGAGGGTTACTCTGCCGACTTTATGGATGGCTCGGAGACGCTGTCCGGAACGCTCGGTGTTGGGCGATTTACAAACTGACCGCGGCTATGAAACCGCCTGCGGCTACGGCGGAAGCTTGCCGGATTTTTTTCTTCGGGAGGCCAGCGCAGGTTTTCCTACCAGACGAGATCGGTCCACCGGACCGGGAGCGTGGAGGGGCGGCCACACCACGGTTTCCGGTTTTGTGCCAAGCTTTTCCATGACATCCGTGAGGCGACGAT
Proteins encoded in this region:
- a CDS encoding DEAD/DEAH box helicase: MTQSSWRMLKGLEVNLIIPDLWQQEAVRALREGKDVVVQAPTGAGKTYIFELLYSSLKGQAIFTVPTRALANDKLAEWRARGWDVGIATGDLALNLDARVLVATLETQRARFLRLDGPALLVVDEYQMIADPVRGVHYELALALAPPKTQLLLFSGSVQNPQDVVAWFQRIGRDPVLISHEERPVPLEEIDLRVLPDSAFVQSRSFWPRMIGRALRAELAPVLVFAPRRNASEEMAQAIASAMSLRDPLPLSAEQEALAGKKLAKLLRSRIAYHHSGLSYAVRAGLIEPLAKAGQLNVVVATMGLAAGINFSMRSVLITDTRYKAGNFERHVEPDELLQMFGRAGRRGLDDVGYVLMLPDIPRLGDSRPRKLKRATQVDWPSLISVMRGAAAPGTGDPGDNIPFAAAVNLSHSLFSVQKVPIGAEHSLATGAKPCGLWVDAERARFVRRPITEILNSAGEWEPKPAKLTDVLLSQLLVRENDQWIGALKVPRMLDGRGFGNLCKLRERGIYGREIPLATLVADDAIAPVKWLRKKLSSVAAVSDRRSKSGPVASGGQRPPLQPLTRAEFDQLVPPLLPETTGGQVAEILTRGQTISARIDFSDNQVSALIDSHGAGLLEPPEREALPMVCRHCSELEHDLTTTITSSPAYAWRQLGLVAGDGTPTLRGVLFSFFQAGEGLAIAAALEDNSYPIDDLVFDLANIRAGPRFAGEEALLGGRLGILCQQIYGRADHPGYLEMGVPPQYGSGASEVIRELATNPAARYRLTNESLRHGDIERALMEWRSLLRHIVGAPPLDWERWRSLQRAAAHFVETTTSPASLLFPQLLAAQQRR
- a CDS encoding agmatine deiminase family protein — encoded protein: MDKTQSPKTVPAALGYRMPAEWEPHAATWLSWPRREGISFPGAFDRVMPTFRRMVEALLSSEPVCINVCNGAHEAEARQVLDRLPGERLSFHRIPTNEPWCRDHGPIFLTRDQAPRLAVVDWDYNAWGGKYPPCDLDEVVPTRVAEILGLPVHYPGMILEGGSIDVNGAGALLTSEGCLLNPNRNPTFSREQIEERLRDYLGVTDILWLGEGIEGDDTDGHVDDLARFVNERTIVTVVEENRDDPNYGPLRENLVRLRKMKWRGEPFEIVTLPMPARIDREDLRLPASYANFYIANECILLPTFNDPNDSVAEAALTKLFSGRRIVPIDCTELIWGLGAFHCLSQQQPALI
- a CDS encoding toll/interleukin-1 receptor domain-containing protein encodes the protein MNRRTFAWDVFISHASEDKEQVARPLAEWLEHSYGLKVWFDELELKAGDSLRRSIDNGLANSKFGVVIISKSFMAKQWPQDELAALATREIAGKKVILPIWHDVTSAEVRNWSPLLADRVALNWTRTPHAMIKALVRAMDLPFSGNTLAGIWRGSTGRLRLIYDGDNYRTPLQFYDGDYDWNARNWSGQIRGAFSSSSRIFLFEWSWMQGPEHGVGFLELNARGDNLVGGWKIADDGLVFGGYRPTDYLSIDPSKFIEFSEFPLREFRGDCNAWAFSRLRLDDDIQ
- a CDS encoding agmatine deiminase family protein, whose product is MELGVRHLVSCGGAECLFARSAPSRIIPIDCTELIWGLGAFHCLTQQQPAIL